The following proteins come from a genomic window of Macrobrachium nipponense isolate FS-2020 chromosome 18, ASM1510439v2, whole genome shotgun sequence:
- the LOC135196657 gene encoding uncharacterized protein LOC135196657: protein MFVRNKTLQRNLQLPGSTSNAFSPRKEVNHEGSLTVYKAEDNTSQAYLLTTPARERTGLSFASLQVFVLDVMASLRFVVVLLVAFVTLAAVCDALVLCPSFPSCCARRSCGPLCPSCRSQGIQKCVRIRPTGRGRGRGISFIHGDPFAFPGSDIFPNPLVIV, encoded by the exons ATGTTTGTTAGAAACAAGACACTACAGCGGAACTTGCAGCTCCCAGGGTCCACCAGCAACGCTTTCTCTCCTCGGAAAGAGGTGAACCACGAGGGAAGTTTGACTGTATATAAGGCTGAGGACAACACGTCCCAGGCATACTTGCTCACCACACCCGCACGGGAACGCACTGGTTTATCTTTTGCCTCACTTCAG GTGTTTGTGCTAGACGTGATGGCTTCTCTGCGCTTCGTCGTTGTTCTTCTGGTGGCTTTCGTCACACTGGCTGCTGTTTGCGACGCCCTTGTGCTGTGCCCTTCCTTCCCCTCCTGCTGCGCCAGGAGATCGTGTGGGCCTCTGTGCCCCTCGTGTCGAAGCCAAGGAATTCAAAAATGTGTTCGCATTCGCCCCACTGGACGAGGACGTGGCCGAGGAATCTCCTTCATTCATGGTGACCCCTTCGCCTTCCCTGGGAGCGACATCTTCCCCAACCCTCTGGTCATTGTTTAA